The DNA sequence AGTTCTTGAGTTCTTGCGCCGGGCCCTTGGTGTCACGCTGGCCCGGTTTTGGCGACCGAACCGCGGGGGTTGCCCGTTGCTTCCCCCGCTCGGCGCTGAAAACCGGGCCAGTCTGTGCGCCCGGGCGTCACGCAGAGCAGGGTTTCGGCGGGAGCGGACGACGGCGGCCCCGGTTTTCCGGGGGTTCGCCGCCGTTCGTGGGCCTAAAGCGTGCCGTCCGTGACGCGGGTGCCGGCGGTCAGGCCGCAGCAGGCTTCATGAGCCGCCGCCGCAGGATGCTGGCCGTGACCCAGGTGACCAGGCTGCAGGCCGCGGCGCCCCAGAGAATGTCCGTCACGGCCACCAGCGCGGTGAAGTCCTTCAGCACGGCGAACCCGGTCAGCGCCCAGGTGGCGTAGGTGAAGAACCCGAACAGCGCAGCGCCGGTGACCCGCTGCCGCAGCGTAGCCCGGGAGTCGTTGGGCCGGATGCCGTAGTGCACCATTCCCGCCACGAAGATGACATAGAACAGCACCGCGCCAGGCAGGTTGGTCTTGGCCCCCAGCAAGTGGCCGATCTGGCTCCGGTAGAGCGGGTTGGCCACCAGCAGGATCCACACCACATCCAGCACGGCGAAAATCAGGGCGCTGACAACGTAGGCGGTCAGCCAGTTCTTGGTGCGGGGGCTCATGGCGGGCTCCTTGGCTCGGGTGCGGTTCGCGTGCGGCTCGGGTGCGGTTCAGGAGTGGTTCGCAGCCACAGCCGGGTGTGGACTGCCCGGATCCGCATTCTTGCAGGAGTGAAGCCGGCGACCGTGCCGGTTCCACCCCATACAGGATGGCCGCCGCTCCGAACACTTAGTGGACAAGGCCACCAGGGCTGAGTTGTTGTTGGATATAGCCGTGCCCGGAGAGGCGCGGACGGGTACCGGCCGTGCAGCAGCGCGCGGCGGACCAGGGGAAAGGAATCTGTCCGTGAACGAAAAGAGCCGCAAGGCCCTCATCAGCACCATCATCGCCGTGGTGGTGGCGGTGCTCATCGCCCTCGCCGGAAGCCAAGGCGGGTCCAGGATCGGCGGGTTCCCTGTGTTCGCACTGGCGGTCGCCATTGCCTTCGTGATCCAGTGGCTGGTTTTCATCCCGTCCTACAAGGCGCAGACGGAGAAGTTCTACGACCTCACCGGCGCCCTGACCTACATCTCCATCACGGTGTTCCTGGTGCTGGCGTCCCCCGGCGTGGATGCCCGCGGCATGCTGCTGGCGGCCATGGTGGTGCTGTGGGCCGCGCGGCTGGGCAGCTTCCTGTTCCTGCGGATCAGCAAGCACGGCAAGGACGACCGCTTTGACGAACTCAAGCCGGACTTCTTCCGCTTCCTGAACACCTGGACCATCCAGGGCCTGTGGGTGGTGCTCACCGCGGCGCTCGCGTGGGTGGCCATCACGTCGGACAAGAAGGTGGGCCTGGACTGGTTTTTCTGGGTCGGCCTGCTGGTGTGGCTCGTGGGCATCACCATCGAGACCGCGGCGGACCTGCAGAAGAACCGGTTCAAGGACGATCCCGCCAACAAGGGCCGCTTCATCAGCACCGGCCTGTGGGCCAAGTCCCGCCACCCCAACTACTTCGGCGAGATCACGCTGTGGGTGGGTGTCGCCATCATCGCCCTTCCCGTCCTGCAGGGCTGGCAGTGGGCGGCGCTGATCTCCCCGGTGTTCGTTGCCCTGCTGCTGATCAAGGGAAGCGGCGTGCCGCCCTTGGAGAAGAAGGCGGACAAGAAGTGGGGCGGCCAGGCCGACTACGAGGAGTACAAGAGGAACACTCCTGTCCTAGTGCCCAAGCTAAAGTAGGGCTCTGCCGCAGCATGATTACGACGGCGGCATCCGGAACCGGGTGCCGCCGTCGCCCGTTGATCAGTTACGATTTAACCCATCAAGGGGAGTACTCCCGACTGTGCGTGGCCCGTCAATACGGATGCAGCGAAGCATCCCGGGCCACCGGCTCCGGTTCCCACCGGGCGGAGGAGACCTTGGCGTACATGTCAGCGCCTACCCTTTGGAGTACCCGCCATGCAGGTAACACCCCTCGTCTGGATCATCACCATTGCTGTGACCATCCTGTTCTTCGTTTACGAGTTCTTCGCCCACGTCCGCAAACCCCACGAACCGTCCATCGGTGAATCGGCGCGCTGGTCGGCGTTCTACATCGGGCTCGCGCTGGTGTTCGGCGCCGGGATCGGAATGGTGTCCGGCTGGACGTACGGCGGCGAGTACTTCGCCGGGTACCTCACCGAAAAAGCCCTGTCCGTGGACAACCTGTTCGTCTTCCTCATCGTGATGACCGGGTTCGCCGTTCCCAAGAAGTACCAGCAGAAGGTGCTGATGGTGGGCATCATCATCGCCCTCATCCTCCGCGGCGGGTTCATCGCCATTGGCGCCACCCTGATCGAAAACTTCTCCTGGGTGTTCTACATCTTCGGCGCCCTGCTGCTCTTCCTCGCGTACAAGCAGGCCTTCGGCGGCCACGACGTCAACCCGGCTGACGGCAAATTCATGAAACTGGTCCGCCGTGTCCTGCCGGTCACCCCGGACTACCACCGGGACCGGCTCACCGTGAAGCTGGACGGCAAGCGGTTCGTGACGCCGATGATGCTCACCATCATCGCGATCGGGTTTGTGGACCTGATCTTCGCCGTTGACTCGATCCCCGCGATCTACGGCCTGACCAGCGAAGCGTACATCGTCTTCACGGCCAACGCCTTCGCCCTCATGGGCCTGCGGCAGCTGTTCTTCCTTATCGGCGGCCTGCTGGAGCGCCTCGTCTACCTCGCGCAGGGCCTCGCCGTCATCCTCGCGTTCATCGGCGTCAAGCTGGTCTTCCACGCGCTGCACGTCAACGAGCTCTCCTTCATCAATGGCGGCCAGCCGCTCCTCTGGGTGCCCGAGATCCCCATCTGGTTCTCCCTGCTGTTCATCGGCGCCACGATCCTGGTGGCCACGGTGGCCAGCCTGGCCAAGACCCGCCGCCGTCCCGGCAGCGGGGGCGGACATGCAGTCACAGGTGACGTTGATGCCCGCGCAGGCGAGGACTCGGATACGCCGGCTGGGGCCCGCTAGCTGTACTGTCCCGGCAGGTTGGTGACTCGGGGACGGATTTGACGCAATAAGAGGACCTCCGGGTGTTGTGTGGTGCTTGTCGAGAGCGAACACAAACCAGGAGGTCCTCGTGTCCCACCGTAACGCGTTTTTGGCTCATTCGGGTCGTCTGCAGCTGGCCCGGTGCATTGTGGTGGATGGGTGGCCGTTACGCCGGGCTGCTGAGCGGTTCAACGTCTCCGTCCCGACGGCCGCGCGCTGGTCCCGCCGCTACCTGGAACTGGGCGAGGCAGGGCTGGAGGACCGCAGGAGCCGGCCCCTGACCTGCCCGCACAGGACCCGGGTGCGCACCGAGCGGCGCGTGCTGGGGCTGCGGGTGAACCGGCGCTGGGGTCCGGCACGGATCGCCTACCACCTGCGTCTGAACGTCTCCACGGTGCACCGCATCCTGAGCCGCTACCTTTGTCCGCCGCTGCGGTTCACCGACCCGGCAACAGGGATCAGGGTCCGTGGCCGGGACCGCGCCAACCGGTACGAATATGCCTGGCCGGGGGAAATGATCCATGTGGACATCAAGAAGCTCGGCCGGATCCCCAACGGTGGTGGACACCGCATCCACGGGCGGGTGCAGGGCGAAGCGAACTCCAGGGCCCGGAACGTCGCGGAAGGCCGGCCCAAGGACCGCGGCCAGGTTCGCGGCTACACCTTCCTGCACCACGCCGTGGATGACCATTCCCGGTTCGTGTACTCCGAGATCCTGCCGGACGAAACCAAAGAGACCGCGTCGGCGTTCATGCGCAACGCCATCGCCGCGTTTGCCGCCCAGGGCGTCAAAATCCAGAGGGTGCTCACGGACAACGGCGCTTGCTACCGCTCCCGCGCCTTCGCAGCAGTCCTGGGCGAAGCCGGGATCAGGCACAAACGCACCCGGCCGTACCGGCCCCAAACCAACGGCAAGGTCGAACGCTTCAACCGCATCCTGCAAGAAGAATGGGCCTACGCCAAGGCCTACAGCTCAGAAGCCGAACGGCAATCCTGCTACCCCGACTTCATCGAGTACTACAATCAGCGCAGGCCACACACTGCACTCAAAGGCGCCTCACCCGCCAGCCGTGTCACCAACCAACCGGGTTAGTACAGCTAGCCGCCGGCCGGCTCGCAGGGCAGGACGTACGACGGCGGCACTCCAGGAGGGTGCTGCCGTCGCCCTGATGACAGGCAACCGAGCGAGTGGGGAGGATTTACGTGCCGGAGGGCAGGGGGCTGCAATCCCTTTTCAACGCGGCTTGTCCAGTGAGATGGTTTCCATGTGCTCCGGGACGCGGACCCTCCAACCGAGCTGACGTTTGATCCTGGCCCGGAGGGCATCAGAGGCATCCGGCTCTCCGTGGGTGATGTAGGTCATTGCCGGCGCTTGGGGCGCGGCCTTCATCCACTGGATCAGTTCGTCGGAGTCCGCATGAGCGGACAGCCCTTCCATCTGGATGACCTCCGCCTCGATACTGACGTCCTGGCCGTAGATCCGGAGGTGCTGTTGGCCTGCGGCGAGGGAGGCGCCCCGGGTTCCCCCTGCCTGGTAGCCGCTGAGAATGATGGCGTTGCGCCTGTCAGGTCCATAGGCAGTGAGGTGGTGCAGGATCCTGCCGCCGGTGAGCATGCCGCTGGCGGAAATGATGATCATGGGGCCGCCGCGGAGATTGAGCAGTTTGGACTCATCAGGGCTGCGGACAGGCGTCGCCACCTTGTACATGGCCTCGAATTCGTGTGGCTTGAGCCGGTGTTCTTCGCGGTGGCGCTGGTACATGTCGGAAGCATCGATGGCCATCGGGCTGTTGAGGTAGACCGGGATGGAGGGGATTGCGTGTCTCGCCAGGAGGCGCGAGATGTGCAGCAGCACTGTTTCGGCCCGGCCCACAGCGAACGCTGCGATCAGGATGACTCCTTGCCGCTTGGCCACCCTGGTAATGATTTCCCCCAGTTCAGTCTCAGGATCTCCTGCCGGGTGTGCACGGTTCCCGTAGGTGGATTCCGTGACCAGCACATCCACGGGCTCAAGGCCGCACGGCGCGTACATCAGGGGGTCATGGGCGCGCCCGAGGTCTCCCGTGAAGTGGATGGTGCGTCCGGCCACTTTGAGATGCACCTGTGCGGCGCCGAGGATGTGGCCGGCGGGAAGGAATGATGCTTCGATTCCTCCGGGCAGGGGGAACGGGCGGTCAAAGTCCCGGGTCTTGAAGTTGTTGAGTGAACGGACGGCATCTTCGGCGGTGTACAGGGGCCTGGGGGGATGGTGGGATGATGACGCCCTGTGATCTGCGTAGCGGGCTTCCTCTTCCTGAAGGTAGCCGCTGTCAGGAAGCAGCAGGGTACACAGTTCTGCGGTACCAGGTGTTGCATAGACGGGACCGTGGAAACCGTCGCGCACCAAGGCAGGGACATACCCGCTGTGGTCCAGGTGGGCATGGGTGAGGACGACTGCATCGATGTCGGCCGGCGTGACATGGAACGGTATGCGGTTACGGTCGCGGAGGAGCTTGTAGCCCTGGAAGAGCCCGCAATCGACCAGGACCTGGTGTCCTTGTGAACGGACCAGGTACCGGGAACCCGTCACCGTGTCCGTGGCGCCGAGAAACTGCAGCATCGGGGAATGCTGTTCTCCCATGCCTGCTCCTTGTTATCGCGCTGTGGCGGTGGAGGGAAAAGTACCCGCGCTAGCCACGGGTGATGGGAAGCTTCTTCGGTTCTGTGGCCTGCGCTTCGTCGGGAAGCGGCGCGCGGACTTCCAGGACCCCGTTCGTGTAGGTGGCCTTGATGTCTTCTTCCTTTACTCCGTCGGGGAGCGGGATGTTCCGGCTGAAGGATCCGTAACGGAACTCTGAGCGGTAGCGGCCCTTCTCTTTGTGCTCTTCCTTTTCCTGGCGCTCGGCGCGGATCCGGAGGTAGCCCTCGTCCATGGTGACTTCGATGTCTTTGTCAGGGTCTACGCCGGGCATTTCGGCCCGCACCACCAGGGTTTTACCGTCGACATACTCATCGACGCGGATGGGGGCGGGCCCCGCTGCGGAGTCGAACATACGCTCCACGGAGTCCAGCAGGTCAGAGGGGGACCGCAATACGGCGGTGAACGGGGAGGTCCTCCGGGAGCTGGAGAACGGGGACCATTTGAGCAGATCAGACACGGCAGTTTCTCCAAATTCGATGCAGCGGAAGGCACTCTTGAGGTGCCGGAGTCAGTCCAGTTAATACCCGCGAACGTTGGGCTGATAGAGACAAAAGGCCCTCCTGCCGGAGCCCGTCACGCACGGCTGCATGCAGGTTTTTGCCGTGGAAAACAGGGGTTTCCGCCCCTGCCGGCACACGGGCAACACGCTGTACTCTGTGGTCGGGACAGGTGCCCGACCATACGGATGCGGCCCGTACCCACCGTCCGCCCCCAGGACCATGAACGGATCTTCAGCATCCGTGGGACAGTGAAAGGAAGCCACATGGCCGGCACCGGTTCGTTCTTGATAATTGTGGGTTTTGACGGTTCCGAACATTCCCAGGCAGCACTGGCCTGGGCCTTGGACGAGGCACCCCGGCGCAACGGGCAGCTCCGCCTGATTACCGCCTGGAACAAGCCGGCGATGGCGTGGTATCCGGCTGTCCTGGAAACGGCGGCGGGTGAAATTGCGGCCGAAGCGTCTCCGGAGCAAATCGCCCGGACACTCCAAAATGAGGCGCTGAAGTCCGCCGAAGATGCAGGCGTACCGGCAGCAGGGCAGCTGGTGAACACGCATTCACCGGCGTCGGCAATTCTCGATGCCGCCAATGACGCGGACCTCATAGTCATCGGTTCCCGGGGGCATGGAGGATTTCCCGGTTTGCACATGGGTTCTGTCTCAGCCCAGGTGGTCAACTACGCCCAATGTCCTGTCCTGGTGGTCCATACCAGGGCATGATTCCTGGGAAGGCACTGGCCGGTCCTGGCGGTCGGTTCAGGTGGGGCCGTTCGAAACCCAGGAAAGTTTGGCGGAATGGTACTGCCCCCTGTTGGAAGAGCGGGTCCGGTCCTAAACTTAAAGCGCCTGCAGGTAACCATCAGATGACGCCGGGTTGTTCAGGACATGAGGATGTCCGAGCCTTCTCTTAGCGAGATCGCGAAGGTACCTGCAGGTTCTGTGTGTGGAGACTGGTGGGCTTCCCCCTTTGACTGCCACAGTGTGCCGTATTTGGAGGCCCCGGGTCGTGCCCAACCGCAGGGTTGGCGCAGGAGTCGGGAAGGATTGCCCGACTTCCGCCGGAACCGACCAGCTGGGAGGTTCGCCGCCGCTAAGCTCTTGCGTGGCGTCAGCGGTAGTGGGGGGCTGACGCACCAAACTCTTCCTGAACACATCCTCGGGAATCTCCATGTCCGGCCACACGTTCCTGCCTGAAGCGACGCCGGCTTTCGGCACCCGCTGGGCAGCTCCGCTATATGCCGGCAGCCCGGGGTGCCGCGCAGGGCGAAAGGGTGACCGGCCAGCAGGAGTATGAACGGCGTTTGGAGAATAGGGCCCAGGAACGCGAAGCCCGGGGGCGGTTCGGGTCGTTCAGGCCTTCCCCGGACGGGCCGCAGATGGCAGATTGTTCC is a window from the Arthrobacter sp. NicSoilC5 genome containing:
- a CDS encoding DUF2177 family protein; the protein is MSPRTKNWLTAYVVSALIFAVLDVVWILLVANPLYRSQIGHLLGAKTNLPGAVLFYVIFVAGMVHYGIRPNDSRATLRQRVTGAALFGFFTYATWALTGFAVLKDFTALVAVTDILWGAAACSLVTWVTASILRRRLMKPAAA
- a CDS encoding DUF1295 domain-containing protein — its product is MNEKSRKALISTIIAVVVAVLIALAGSQGGSRIGGFPVFALAVAIAFVIQWLVFIPSYKAQTEKFYDLTGALTYISITVFLVLASPGVDARGMLLAAMVVLWAARLGSFLFLRISKHGKDDRFDELKPDFFRFLNTWTIQGLWVVLTAALAWVAITSDKKVGLDWFFWVGLLVWLVGITIETAADLQKNRFKDDPANKGRFISTGLWAKSRHPNYFGEITLWVGVAIIALPVLQGWQWAALISPVFVALLLIKGSGVPPLEKKADKKWGGQADYEEYKRNTPVLVPKLK
- a CDS encoding TerC family protein, yielding MQVTPLVWIITIAVTILFFVYEFFAHVRKPHEPSIGESARWSAFYIGLALVFGAGIGMVSGWTYGGEYFAGYLTEKALSVDNLFVFLIVMTGFAVPKKYQQKVLMVGIIIALILRGGFIAIGATLIENFSWVFYIFGALLLFLAYKQAFGGHDVNPADGKFMKLVRRVLPVTPDYHRDRLTVKLDGKRFVTPMMLTIIAIGFVDLIFAVDSIPAIYGLTSEAYIVFTANAFALMGLRQLFFLIGGLLERLVYLAQGLAVILAFIGVKLVFHALHVNELSFINGGQPLLWVPEIPIWFSLLFIGATILVATVASLAKTRRRPGSGGGHAVTGDVDARAGEDSDTPAGAR
- a CDS encoding IS481 family transposase, which encodes MSHRNAFLAHSGRLQLARCIVVDGWPLRRAAERFNVSVPTAARWSRRYLELGEAGLEDRRSRPLTCPHRTRVRTERRVLGLRVNRRWGPARIAYHLRLNVSTVHRILSRYLCPPLRFTDPATGIRVRGRDRANRYEYAWPGEMIHVDIKKLGRIPNGGGHRIHGRVQGEANSRARNVAEGRPKDRGQVRGYTFLHHAVDDHSRFVYSEILPDETKETASAFMRNAIAAFAAQGVKIQRVLTDNGACYRSRAFAAVLGEAGIRHKRTRPYRPQTNGKVERFNRILQEEWAYAKAYSSEAERQSCYPDFIEYYNQRRPHTALKGASPASRVTNQPG
- a CDS encoding MBL fold metallo-hydrolase: MGEQHSPMLQFLGATDTVTGSRYLVRSQGHQVLVDCGLFQGYKLLRDRNRIPFHVTPADIDAVVLTHAHLDHSGYVPALVRDGFHGPVYATPGTAELCTLLLPDSGYLQEEEARYADHRASSSHHPPRPLYTAEDAVRSLNNFKTRDFDRPFPLPGGIEASFLPAGHILGAAQVHLKVAGRTIHFTGDLGRAHDPLMYAPCGLEPVDVLVTESTYGNRAHPAGDPETELGEIITRVAKRQGVILIAAFAVGRAETVLLHISRLLARHAIPSIPVYLNSPMAIDASDMYQRHREEHRLKPHEFEAMYKVATPVRSPDESKLLNLRGGPMIIISASGMLTGGRILHHLTAYGPDRRNAIILSGYQAGGTRGASLAAGQQHLRIYGQDVSIEAEVIQMEGLSAHADSDELIQWMKAAPQAPAMTYITHGEPDASDALRARIKRQLGWRVRVPEHMETISLDKPR
- a CDS encoding Hsp20/alpha crystallin family protein is translated as MSDLLKWSPFSSSRRTSPFTAVLRSPSDLLDSVERMFDSAAGPAPIRVDEYVDGKTLVVRAEMPGVDPDKDIEVTMDEGYLRIRAERQEKEEHKEKGRYRSEFRYGSFSRNIPLPDGVKEEDIKATYTNGVLEVRAPLPDEAQATEPKKLPITRG
- a CDS encoding universal stress protein is translated as MAGTGSFLIIVGFDGSEHSQAALAWALDEAPRRNGQLRLITAWNKPAMAWYPAVLETAAGEIAAEASPEQIARTLQNEALKSAEDAGVPAAGQLVNTHSPASAILDAANDADLIVIGSRGHGGFPGLHMGSVSAQVVNYAQCPVLVVHTRA